ATAGCATCGGCAGCGTGAATTACTTTATTTGGAATTTGATACACTTCTCCTAATGAACTAATTCTATGCAAATGAGGGTCAACCGTGGTAATGCTATCGGCAAAACCTGAAATCAATTTTCCAAAGAAACCAGAAGTTACCCCTTCGCCTTCATTAAATACTTTGTCCTGCCTCATATATGCCAAATAAGGCGCTACCAAACAGGTGCACATTGCCCCTAATGATTTGGCAGTATGACTTAAAAAATAAAGGGGCAATAGTTTTTCATCTGGTTCGTGCAAGGTGCATACCAGTACAACACATTTGTCTTTAACATCAGATAAGATACGTGTATAGGATTCTCCATCAGGGAAGTTGCGCAAAGTGGCTTTGCCAACTTCGGCATCCATTTTTGTAGCCATTAGTTCTGTGAGTTTTTCGTTTCCGGGAAGACTGAATAATATTGTTTTCATAGTTTTTTAAATTATAGTTATGATGTCATTATGGTTGTTTTTATATTCCAGAGCATAGTTGAGTTCGCCTTTGGATTCAGCATATATGGTATATAACAATTGGTCTATTTCAATTTTTTCATTTAAATGGACATTCAAAAGAATCCCTGCCGATTTAGACTGCGGTGCGCCGGAAAGCTTGGCGAGTTTTGCAATCTTCCTATTATCTATTCGCTTTAGATTCCCAGAGGTTTCTGCTCTAATTTCGGTTTTATAGGGTGCTAAAACAGGTTTTGAAAAGCGACCTTGCGCATTACAAATAGCAAGGAATTTTTTATAAGCCTGACCAGATGTGAGAATTTGATGTGCGGTTTCTAACCCTTTCCCTTTTTCTACTTTGCCAGAAAGCTCTATTAGTTCAGCGGCTAAGAGCAATGCTCTTTTTGTTAGGTCTTTGGGTGCATCAGCTTCATTTTTTAAAACTTTTAATATATCGATGGCTTCTAAAGTGGGACCAATACCTCTTCCAACGGGCTGTGTGCCATCTGTAATAACTACCTTTACGTTCAACCCAACAGCAGTCCCAACAGTTTCCATATGATTTTTTAGTTTTTGAGCCATTTCGGTACTGCGAACCTTGGCGGTTTCACCCACGGGAATATCAATGACCACGTGAGTGGAACCAGCTGCTGCTTTTTTAGAGAGTACCGAAGCAATGAGCTGCCCTTCACTATCAATATCCAAGGCTTTTTCAATTTTGATGAGCACATCATCCGCAGGACTTAATTGGGCTGTTCCGCCCCAGACAAAACAACCGCCTTCTTTTTCTACCACGGTTTTTATTTCTTCTAAAGAAAGCGTCACATTGGTCAGTACTTCCATAGTATCCGCTGTGCCTGCTGGCGAAGTGATGGCGCGTGAGGATGTTTTAGGCATTGTAAGTCCATACGCAGCGACAATAGCAACCACTAATGGGGTGGTTCTATTTCCAGGCAATCCGCCAATGCAATGTTTATCTACCACAATTTCTTTGTCCCAATTCATTTGCTTACCAGAAGCAATCATTGCTTTGGTAAGGTCAGAT
The sequence above is drawn from the Cellulophaga sp. Hel_I_12 genome and encodes:
- a CDS encoding ribose-phosphate pyrophosphokinase — protein: MKTILFSLPGNEKLTELMATKMDAEVGKATLRNFPDGESYTRILSDVKDKCVVLVCTLHEPDEKLLPLYFLSHTAKSLGAMCTCLVAPYLAYMRQDKVFNEGEGVTSGFFGKLISGFADSITTVDPHLHRISSLGEVYQIPNKVIHAADAISDWIKENIENPVLIGPDSESEQWVSEVAKNAGAPFTVLQKVRQGDRDVEVSVPDVDKYRDATPILVDDIISTARTMIETVVHLKKAGMRPPICVGIHAVFSGNAYQDLLDSGVEKIVTCNTIPHPSNGIDLSDILAKEVKKLMHHI
- a CDS encoding thymidine phosphorylase family protein, coding for MDTHSNILKYKHLGIYTQNENVVYMREDCHVCISEGFEALTRIRISNANKSIVASLNVLNSDILLPNEIGLSDAAAKKLNVSPNDTLYVSHLEPIESLSHVRAKIYNQKLDYSAFNEIITDIVEGDYSNIHLSAFITACAGDRLDIDEISDLTKAMIASGKQMNWDKEIVVDKHCIGGLPGNRTTPLVVAIVAAYGLTMPKTSSRAITSPAGTADTMEVLTNVTLSLEEIKTVVEKEGGCFVWGGTAQLSPADDVLIKIEKALDIDSEGQLIASVLSKKAAAGSTHVVIDIPVGETAKVRSTEMAQKLKNHMETVGTAVGLNVKVVITDGTQPVGRGIGPTLEAIDILKVLKNEADAPKDLTKRALLLAAELIELSGKVEKGKGLETAHQILTSGQAYKKFLAICNAQGRFSKPVLAPYKTEIRAETSGNLKRIDNRKIAKLAKLSGAPQSKSAGILLNVHLNEKIEIDQLLYTIYAESKGELNYALEYKNNHNDIITII